From the genome of Ilyobacter polytropus DSM 2926, one region includes:
- a CDS encoding HepT-like ribonuclease domain-containing protein, whose protein sequence is MQEDVNSDLVPIIDIVKSIRKLSQLAEGYNTSTEFYNSMDKLTFQNSIELLINIGSASKNVSNEVKEKCPEVPWHVIKNFIEVREEDCTILNRAVIFDLIKDKLPYIAGALEDLTKN, encoded by the coding sequence ATGCAAGAAGACGTTAATAGTGATCTAGTCCCTATTATTGATATCGTAAAAAGTATAAGGAAACTCTCTCAGTTGGCTGAGGGCTACAACACCTCAACAGAATTTTATAATTCTATGGATAAATTAACTTTTCAAAATTCCATTGAACTACTTATAAATATAGGATCAGCTTCTAAAAATGTCAGCAATGAAGTAAAAGAAAAATGTCCTGAAGTTCCTTGGCATGTGATAAAAAACTTCATAGAAGTTAGAGAGGAGGATTGCACAATATTGAACAGAGCGGTTATTTTCGATTTAATTAAAGATAAGCTGCCATACATAGCTGGAGCTTTAGAGGATTTAACTAAAAACTAA
- a CDS encoding type I restriction-modification system subunit M, translated as MSEHKQELEKRLWAIANELRGNMGADEFRDYILGFIFFKFLSEKMENFAKKELEVEGISFADAVKDPEIMEDLKEEAMESLGYFIEPRHLFHNIAARARSREMIIEDLIKAMKEVEESALGHESEQDFTGLFEDVDLTSTKLGRTVEQKNRLISEVIKHLDEINFKFEDTEMDVLGDAYEYLIGEFASGAGKKAGEFYTPQQVSKILAKLVTLGKEKIKTVYDPTCGSGSLLLRVSRESDVSFFYGQELNTTTYNLARMNMILHDKKFSDFEIEQGDTLEDPHHLDKRFEAVVANPPFSAKWSANQTFLSDERFSAYGKLAPKTKADFAFVQHMIHQLDENGTMATVLPHGVLFRGAAEGVIRKYLIEEKNYLDAVIGLPANIFYGTSIPTCVLVFKKCRENPENVLFIDASNYFEKAKNQNYLRDEDVERIIDTYRNRTEIEKFSHVATMAEIKENDYNLNIPRYVDTFEEEEPVDLAEVAKAIKALDKDILSIDEEIKKYCDELGIEAPMI; from the coding sequence ATGTCAGAACATAAACAAGAACTGGAAAAAAGGCTTTGGGCCATAGCAAACGAGCTGAGAGGTAATATGGGTGCAGATGAATTCAGAGATTACATTCTGGGTTTTATATTCTTTAAGTTTCTTTCGGAGAAGATGGAGAACTTCGCAAAGAAAGAGTTAGAAGTAGAGGGGATAAGTTTTGCAGATGCTGTAAAAGACCCTGAGATAATGGAAGACCTGAAAGAGGAGGCTATGGAATCACTAGGGTATTTTATAGAACCTCGTCACCTATTCCACAACATAGCAGCAAGAGCAAGAAGCAGAGAGATGATTATAGAGGACCTTATAAAGGCGATGAAAGAGGTAGAAGAGTCTGCACTGGGTCATGAGAGTGAACAAGACTTTACAGGATTGTTTGAAGATGTGGATTTAACATCTACCAAACTAGGAAGAACGGTGGAACAGAAGAACAGGCTAATATCAGAAGTAATAAAGCACTTAGACGAGATAAACTTCAAGTTTGAAGATACAGAGATGGACGTTTTGGGAGATGCCTATGAGTATCTGATCGGAGAGTTTGCAAGTGGTGCAGGGAAGAAAGCAGGAGAGTTCTATACACCGCAGCAGGTATCTAAAATACTAGCTAAGCTTGTAACCCTTGGGAAGGAAAAGATCAAAACTGTATATGACCCTACATGCGGATCGGGATCGCTGTTACTTAGGGTATCAAGGGAGAGTGATGTGTCCTTTTTCTACGGGCAGGAATTAAATACCACCACATACAACCTGGCACGTATGAATATGATCTTGCATGACAAAAAATTCAGTGACTTTGAAATAGAACAGGGAGACACTCTAGAAGACCCACACCACCTGGATAAGAGATTTGAAGCTGTGGTTGCTAACCCGCCATTTTCAGCAAAATGGTCGGCAAACCAGACTTTCTTATCAGACGAGAGATTCAGTGCCTACGGAAAATTAGCACCTAAGACCAAGGCTGACTTTGCCTTTGTGCAACATATGATACACCAGCTGGATGAAAACGGAACTATGGCAACTGTACTTCCTCACGGAGTATTATTTAGAGGTGCAGCTGAGGGAGTTATCAGAAAATACCTCATAGAAGAGAAGAACTATCTGGATGCAGTGATAGGACTTCCTGCCAACATATTCTACGGAACATCAATCCCAACGTGTGTGTTGGTGTTTAAGAAGTGCAGGGAGAATCCTGAGAATGTGCTGTTTATAGATGCCAGCAATTACTTTGAGAAGGCAAAGAACCAGAACTATTTACGAGATGAAGATGTGGAAAGAATCATAGATACTTATAGGAACAGGACTGAAATAGAGAAGTTTTCACACGTTGCCACAATGGCAGAGATCAAGGAGAACGATTATAACCTAAATATACCTAGGTATGTAGACACCTTCGAAGAAGAGGAGCCTGTGGATCTGGCGGAAGTTGCTAAAGCGATAAAGGCCTTGGACAAGGATATACTCTCTATAGATGAAGAGATCAAAAAATACTGTGATGAGCTTGGTATCGAAGCTCCAATGATATAG